CCCTGTTTTTGGCAAAGACGGACTAGCCCCATGGCTGGCGGCTATGATCTGCTCCAGAACAACATAGGGATGAGGGCAAAACTCAACTGGCCGCTTGACCCATCGGCGGATATTGCCTGGTCAGCGGAGGTGTGAGTGTGGTTTGGGTTAGGTCAGCTGAGAGTTGAGCCCCCTCCCAAGCCGTGACCGTGGTTGGCCCCATGGGTCGCGGCAGACCGTGCCGACAGAGTCGGCTGGCTAAGCAGAGACATGAAATTGCTCGGGGTGGCTCCCCGGGCAAGGAACGGGCGGCATGGCTGTGCCGCCCGACAGGCGACCAAGACGGTCGCCTTTTTGTCTTCCTGGCCTCGAGCGCGCACAGTGACCGTCCCTGTGCGGACGGCCTTGGTGCCGGAAAGAGTTGGCTGACTCCCCCAGCTCGGCAAGGACAGACGTGAGGTCGCTGCTCTCTCGGGCGATGACACGCCAAAAGGCGCCACGACCCAGTGGGTCGCGACGTCTGCGAGCATCACACCAAACCTCACGCGATGAAGACTATCCTTAAACGCATCCTCTTGTGGTTGAAGCATTGGAGCGTGTCTGGTGGCAAGGTTTTCCGAGCAGCGGTGGCAGTCGCAGCCTGATGCCGAGGCGTCGTGGGCGGCTGGACTGCCTGGAACCTTCCGTGCCTATGTGCCTGATGCGCTATGCGGGCGGTCTGTCCGGCTCTCGACGGAGGTGGCAGCTGAGGTCGCGGCAGTGGATGCCTTGGTTCGGTCGTTGGGTGACTCGAGCCCGACTAGTCCGCACCTTGAATCTCTGGCCCGGTTCCTGCTCCGCTCCGAGGCCGTGGCGTCGTCGCGCATCGAAGGAGTCGTGGCGTCAGCCCGCGCGGTAGCCGAGCTCGAGCTGATGCTTGGCATGCGGGCCGGCGAGGAGCCGCGGGCCCCGCGCGGTGTCGATGCCAGTGCGCGGGAGGTGGTCAACAACGTCCTGGCCCTCCGGCAGGCCGTCACCGTCCTGCACGATTCCCCCGCCGTCACCCCAGAAGATATCGACTCGCTTCAGAGGGCTCTGATGGTCGGCACGGACCAGGCTGAGGGGGCCGGCTCTGTTCGGCGGGTGCAGAACTGGGTTGGCGGCAGTGGGCTAAGTCCTCACGGTGCGGAATTCGTTCCCCCACCCCCGAGCGAGGTGCCCGCCCTCATGGACGACTTGGCGAGGTTCATCTCTGAGCCGCACCCTCTGCCGCTTGTCCAGGCCGCACTGACGCATGCCCAATTCGAAACCATTCATCCATACACAGATGGAAATGGGAGAACAGGGCGAGCCCTTATTCACACTGTCCTTGCTCGGCAAGGACTAGCGGTGGGGCATGTGCTTCCGATTTCTATGTCGCTACTTGCCCATGCCCGCGAATATATCGCTGGGCTCAATGCATACCGATATGAGGGCGATGCGAGCGATCCCGCGGCTCTCGTAGGTGTCGACGGATGGATCCGTGTCTTCTTGGCCGCAACTCGAGATGCAGTTGCGGAGTCACGTCGCTTCACCGTGGAACTCGCTGCCATGCGTACCACCTGGGACGCGCGCCTGGCCAGCTTCCGGGAGAAGCAAAAGCGCCGCGGGCTGCCGAGGAAGGACTCGGCTGTCGTGCGACTCATGGAGCAGTTGCCTGGCGTTCCAGTGGTGACGGCACGTGCGGCTCAATCACTTCTCAGCGTTTCCTTTGTTGCGGCGAAGTCCGCGCTTGAGGAGTTGGCTGGAGCCGGGATCGTTCAGGTAAAGGAAGTTGAGCGGGGAACGCGGGCATTCATGGCCACAGATGTGCTCGACCTCATCAACAGCTCGGAACGGCGGCTTACTTATCAGCGTTGGGATTTTTCGGCTCTCGACCCGTCCGCGTAAGCTCCAACGCACTTAACTTTGCGGGGCTGTGGCCGGCAGGGATCGTTCGGCAGGCCACTGGGGCCTCCGCATCAAGGTCTTCACCTCGAAGTGAGCGGGTCCGGGAAGAGCTTGATGCGGAGGCCCCAGTGGCTGGGCCTGCCACAGGCGGAGGCCTGGCACCGGTAGAGCGACGTAGCGAGCGCTGCTGTCCCTCCGGATGGCAGGCCGGCTACATCCGCGCGACGCCGGCCCACCGTTTCCTTTAACGCCGAAGCCGCGCCGTTAAAGGTTAATGTCACTCTCGGTGTCGACTTGGATGTCAGCCGTTGTGGGTGGCCAAGGCTGACCCGTTGGGTACTCGCTAGTGAGGCGCGGGAGCATGGCGGCAGGCGTCAGCCCTCCTGCAGAGCGAGGGGCAACCTGGAGGATGCGCCTACGAGGAAGTGCGCAGCCATCTGGACGTGGCTGGATCGCGAGTGGCCGGTGGTCGATAGAGGAGCCAGTTCAGTCGCTAGAACTGGCGTGATGGCACCACAGCGCCCTCGGGCGTCCTGGCGACGAGCTGCTGCGCGCCGGGTGCGCCGGCCCGCCCGCACCGCGAGGAAGGCAAACCTGACAGGGATGCCGTAGCTGTGGATGCGCCATGCCATGGGCGTGTGCGACGTGAATCTCGAGGATCGGCCCCCCGCTGGTGAGTTGACGGCAATCAGATTGCCCAAGGGGTAGAGGAGGCCGATCCTGGCTCGCTGCGAGCGTTGGAAGCGCCGACTGGCTGAGCCTCAGGATGCGCCCCGGGTAGTCGGAGCGAGAGTGGCCTGTACGCAAAGAGGGCTGGTTGGCCACGTCGGACGGCCAATCGGTTTCGCCGAAATCGCGTGCGGGCCTCTAAGTCGCCGAGAGCCGAAGGTTGCCTCCCGTCGTAAGGGGAGGTGCTAGACCGCCTGCGGCGCAAGTTGTCAGAGATCCTGATCAGGTGAGTCTGCCTCTTCAAGGACAGGCGGGTATCCGTGCGCTCGAAGCCATGCGTCGAGCGCTGCGGCGACTACGTTGCCAGCGCCCGGGTTGCCATGCTCGGCGTTGTAGGTATTGACACGCGTCTTCAGGTCAAGGTCGGAGGGGACGGAGTAGTTGAGCTGCTCTCGGCTCACTCCCCTCCGCTCGATGAGGTGGCGCGTAGCTGGATGCGGAGACAGCCATGCATCACTGTCCTGGGCGTACTCATCCATGGCTTCCACGGCGCGCGCCAACTCGCGGAGGCGGTCTGCCACCTTCACCTTCGATGCCATGCTTCTCCCTTTCAACGTTGTTACGGGTAGTGTAACACCTAGGCCAATAGTCGTAGCAACGTACGTCGAACTATTGCCATGACGAAAGTAGGGGCCCAGCATCCTTGGATGCTGGGCCCCTACTGGGTGAATCTGTGAGCTCAGAAGCCCATCAGTCGAAGCCATCGGTCCATGGCCACGGCCACGATGTCTGCGACGGGGACCTTCCGCAGAGCCCTGTTGCTGACCTTGTACATGGCCAGGCGGTGAGGAAGCTGCAGCTCCAGGGGCACGGAAGCCTTAAGCTGCTCCCTCGTGATGAAGCGCTGCTGAAGTACGACCTCGGCGCGCGGGATCTCGGGGGAGGTGCCCGATCCGCGGTACTGATCCCAAGGCGCCTCGATGTCGCTGAGATCGTTCACCGCTCCGCGAAGGAACCAGTCGAGACCAAGGGCGACGAGGTCGGCCGGCGGAATACTCCTTATGCGCGACACCACCCTGAGCTTCTCGAGGCGGAGCCCGATCTCGAGCGCCTCGGGGACGGAAGCGTTCAGGGGCTCCCGGTCGAAGTACCGCTGAGACAGAACCTCTTCTGCGCGCACGAGATCCCCTGAGTCAGCCGGAATGGTGTAGGAGTCCCACTCCGAGGCCAACTGGGCGGCCCCGCGGTGAACCACGCCGTTCCCGCTCTGAACTCGTCGCTCTAGGCCGCGAGCCGGTGAGGCGTCGATCCGAGAGGCCGGAGCGTCAGCGACAGCGCCCTCACCGCTGGCCTCGGCTGCTCCGTGAGGCTCGGCAACAGCCTTCGGCCGCTGAACCGCAGGCTCAGGGGCCGTGTCAGCTGCTACGGGGAGTTCTGCGGGAGCGACTGCGGGCGCGGAGACGGGAGAATCCGCCACAGCCTCAGCAGATTCGGCCGACGTGCTCGACCCCACGGCCTCGACGACAGGGAGGGTTGTGTCCTCTTTGTCGCCGCTGCCCGCGGGCTTGTCAGCTGCTACGGGGAGTCCTGCGGGAGCGGAGGCCGGCGAATCCACCACAGCATCAGCAGCCGGGGCGGCCGCGTCTGCGCTGGGCAGTTGTGCTGCGCCTTCGTCAGAAGTCCCAGACTGACCGTCTTGCGCCTCGGCAGGCGGAGTGCTCTTGGGGTTACGCGGCGGGGGCGGCCCTGTGCGCTTGCGAGCGGCCTTCACTCCCCGGAGCTGCGCCATTCCGTTCGACGTCTCATCGGGCATAGTTCAACGCCGCCTTCGCTACCTCGCGGATCTGCTCCACGAAGGGCTCCTCCTTCTTGAAGATGGGCTCGGAGCAAATGGCCACGCGCTTCCTGCGCACCCCGATCCACTTGTAGTAGCTCACCATCGGCCCCACTGCGACCTGGTACTTCTTGGCCATGCTCTCAAGC
The Streptomyces kaniharaensis DNA segment above includes these coding regions:
- a CDS encoding Fic family protein encodes the protein MGHVLPISMSLLAHAREYIAGLNAYRYEGDASDPAALVGVDGWIRVFLAATRDAVAESRRFTVELAAMRTTWDARLASFREKQKRRGLPRKDSAVVRLMEQLPGVPVVTARAAQSLLSVSFVAAKSALEELAGAGIVQVKEVERGTRAFMATDVLDLINSSERRLTYQRWDFSALDPSA